The following proteins are encoded in a genomic region of Chryseobacterium cucumeris:
- a CDS encoding pyridoxal phosphate-dependent aminotransferase, translating into MPNISNRALHMPPSPVRKLVPFALQAKQKGIKVYHLNIGQPDIETPETALNALKNIDLKVLEYALSEGNIEYRKALTEYYHSLGFSDLTPDNFIVTNGGSEALNFAISTLCDEGDEVIIPEPYYANYNGFTSTFDVNVVAVPSTIDTGFALPPVEEFEKKITEKTRAIIICNPGNPTGYLYTREELQKLAEIALKYDIVIISDEVYREYVYDGKQQISMLDFPELAENCIIIDSESKRYSMCGVRIGCMVTRSNKIRNAAMLFAQARLSPVLLGQIAATAAHQNDGPYIRAVREEYTHRRNVLVDLLNAIPGVICPKPRGAFYCVAELPVDDTEKFAQWLLEKYSLNNETIMVAPAGGFYSDPELGKKQVRIAYVLKEEDLKRSAEILKEALKKYREEFSL; encoded by the coding sequence ATGCCGAATATTTCAAACAGAGCACTGCATATGCCGCCATCGCCGGTAAGAAAACTGGTTCCTTTTGCGTTACAAGCAAAACAAAAAGGAATAAAAGTATACCACCTTAATATCGGACAGCCTGATATTGAAACTCCGGAAACAGCTTTAAATGCTTTAAAGAACATCGATTTAAAAGTATTGGAATATGCTCTTTCTGAAGGTAATATAGAATACAGAAAGGCCCTTACTGAATATTATCATTCATTAGGCTTCTCAGATCTTACTCCTGATAACTTCATTGTTACCAACGGAGGTTCTGAAGCACTTAACTTTGCGATCTCTACTCTATGTGATGAAGGTGATGAAGTCATTATCCCAGAACCTTACTATGCCAACTACAATGGGTTCACCAGCACATTTGATGTGAATGTAGTAGCTGTACCTTCTACAATTGATACTGGTTTTGCTTTGCCGCCTGTTGAAGAATTTGAGAAAAAAATTACAGAAAAAACAAGAGCGATCATCATCTGTAACCCTGGTAACCCTACCGGATATCTTTATACCCGTGAGGAACTTCAGAAACTGGCAGAAATCGCTTTGAAATATGATATCGTCATCATTTCTGATGAAGTATACAGAGAATACGTATACGATGGAAAGCAGCAGATCTCAATGCTCGATTTCCCTGAATTAGCTGAAAACTGTATCATTATTGACTCTGAATCCAAGCGTTACTCTATGTGTGGAGTAAGAATCGGATGTATGGTGACACGTTCCAACAAGATCCGTAATGCGGCGATGCTTTTTGCACAGGCAAGATTAAGCCCGGTTCTTTTAGGACAGATTGCAGCAACGGCAGCACACCAGAACGACGGCCCCTACATCAGAGCAGTAAGAGAAGAATATACCCACAGAAGAAATGTACTGGTAGATCTTTTAAACGCTATTCCTGGTGTGATCTGCCCTAAACCAAGAGGAGCTTTCTACTGTGTTGCAGAACTTCCGGTGGATGATACTGAAAAATTTGCCCAGTGGCTACTTGAAAAATATTCTCTTAATAACGAAACCATCATGGTAGCACCTGCGGGAGGCTTCTATAGTGATCCTGAATTAGGTAAGAAACAGGTAAGAATTGCCTACGTACTGAAAGAAGAAGATTTAAAAAGAAGTGCTGAAATTCTTAAAGAAGCTTTAAAGAAGTACAGAGAAGAATTCAGTCTGTAA
- the murB gene encoding UDP-N-acetylmuramate dehydrogenase — MQENFSLRPYNTFGVEAKARYFTEVNTIDELKEALIFAKNQNLQLLFLGGGSNILLTKDFDGLAIRLNLRGIFEEIINENEVWVTAKAGENWHEFVMYCLQKNYGGLENLSLIPGNVGTSPMQNIGAYGTEIKDIFVSCDVLDLENLELRTFNLEQCRFGYRDSIFKQEGKGRYVILEVTFKLTQKDHHIKTEYGAIQSELENLGIENPTIQDVSKAVINIRQSKLPDPKEIGNAGSFFKNPTIPLAQFEALKQKFENIQGYPNGDGVKVPAGWLIEQCGWKGKQIGNAASHKLQSLVIINATGSATGKEIFDFSTEIINSVKEKFGIELEREVNII, encoded by the coding sequence ATGCAGGAAAATTTTTCACTACGACCTTACAACACATTTGGTGTTGAAGCCAAAGCCCGTTATTTTACGGAAGTTAATACTATTGATGAATTAAAAGAGGCACTTATTTTCGCGAAAAACCAAAATCTTCAGCTTCTGTTCCTGGGAGGCGGAAGCAATATTCTTCTTACCAAAGATTTCGATGGTCTTGCTATCAGACTTAATTTAAGAGGTATTTTCGAAGAAATCATCAATGAAAATGAGGTATGGGTAACCGCAAAAGCAGGTGAAAACTGGCATGAATTTGTAATGTACTGCCTGCAAAAAAATTATGGAGGACTTGAAAATCTTTCTTTAATTCCGGGAAATGTTGGAACTTCTCCGATGCAGAATATCGGAGCTTACGGAACAGAAATTAAAGATATTTTTGTAAGCTGTGATGTATTGGACCTGGAGAATCTTGAATTGAGAACTTTCAATCTCGAACAATGCAGGTTCGGATACAGGGATTCTATTTTCAAACAGGAAGGAAAAGGCAGATATGTTATTCTGGAAGTTACTTTTAAACTGACTCAAAAAGATCACCATATCAAAACCGAATATGGAGCAATTCAATCTGAACTCGAAAATCTTGGCATTGAAAATCCAACCATTCAGGATGTTTCAAAAGCAGTGATCAATATCCGTCAAAGCAAATTACCGGATCCTAAAGAAATTGGAAATGCCGGAAGTTTTTTCAAGAACCCAACCATTCCTTTAGCTCAGTTTGAAGCATTAAAACAAAAATTTGAAAATATTCAGGGTTACCCGAATGGAGATGGGGTAAAAGTTCCTGCCGGATGGCTGATTGAACAATGCGGATGGAAAGGAAAACAAATCGGAAATGCAGCTTCACACAAACTGCAATCTCTGGTGATCATCAATGCAACCGGGAGTGCTACAGGAAAAGAAATTTTTGATTTTTCTACAGAGATCATTAATTCTGTAAAGGAAAAGTTTGGGATAGAACTTGAACGGGAAGTGAATATTATTTAA
- the lnt gene encoding apolipoprotein N-acyltransferase yields MKYVLLTLISAMLLSVSWPTYGVPFFIFFALVPLLMMEHGISKFSDYKRKSWVVFGLSYLCFVIWNVVTTGWLYGSKNPDGSHSLMAVLFPVLVNSLLYSLVFQCYHWYKNAQGTYWGLGFLIAIWMSFEKFHLGWELTWPWLNLGNVFSDYPKLIQWYDTLGATGGSFWILVINVLIFYTVRTWEAGRKRKDLIKNSAIVAALIVLPMIISIIRYNNFDEKPIGQVNVLMLQPDLDPYAEKYSKDSLTIEQDLLALAEKNSTGKIDYYIAPETALPGRGSISETGFEKSLLLNNIKGFLSGHPESVFATGISSHRFFYNPTDLPKEAYQINSGVWVSSYNTAIQLVPNQKVQAYHKGKLVPGVEIFPYMNVLKPLLGDAMLNLGGTVASLGTDKERVAFANPYNKGKLAPIICYESIYGEFVTDYVKKGANFLGIMTNDSWWGVTEGHKQLLSYAKLRAIETRREIARAANSGISAHINAKGEITADTFYGDQTALFAKVNLYDTMTFYTRAGDLLSRFSIFALGFLLFYYLIEWFKKKTKKA; encoded by the coding sequence ATGAAATACGTTCTGCTTACACTTATTTCAGCAATGCTGCTGTCGGTTTCATGGCCAACTTATGGGGTTCCGTTTTTTATATTTTTTGCTCTTGTTCCTCTTCTGATGATGGAACATGGCATTTCAAAATTTTCTGATTATAAAAGGAAAAGCTGGGTGGTCTTCGGATTATCTTACCTATGCTTTGTCATCTGGAACGTAGTCACTACAGGATGGCTGTATGGTTCAAAGAATCCGGATGGAAGCCACTCACTGATGGCTGTTTTATTCCCTGTATTAGTCAATTCTCTTTTATATTCTCTGGTATTCCAATGTTATCACTGGTACAAAAATGCTCAGGGAACGTATTGGGGATTAGGCTTTTTAATTGCCATCTGGATGAGTTTTGAAAAATTTCATTTAGGATGGGAACTGACATGGCCGTGGCTGAACCTGGGGAATGTATTTTCAGACTATCCCAAACTGATCCAGTGGTATGATACTTTGGGAGCAACCGGAGGAAGCTTCTGGATTCTGGTCATCAATGTTCTGATTTTTTATACTGTAAGAACATGGGAAGCCGGAAGAAAGAGAAAAGACCTGATCAAAAACTCCGCTATTGTTGCTGCTTTAATTGTTCTGCCGATGATTATTTCAATAATCAGATACAACAATTTTGATGAAAAGCCAATCGGACAGGTTAATGTTCTGATGCTTCAGCCGGATCTTGATCCTTATGCTGAAAAATACTCCAAAGATAGCCTGACTATAGAACAGGATTTATTAGCGCTTGCTGAAAAAAACTCAACCGGTAAGATTGATTATTATATCGCCCCGGAAACCGCTCTTCCGGGAAGAGGATCTATTTCCGAAACAGGTTTTGAAAAGAGTTTACTTCTTAATAATATCAAAGGATTTTTATCCGGTCACCCGGAATCTGTTTTTGCTACAGGAATTTCTTCACACCGATTCTTTTATAATCCTACCGACTTACCTAAAGAAGCTTACCAGATTAACAGCGGTGTTTGGGTGAGCAGTTATAATACTGCCATTCAACTGGTGCCTAACCAAAAAGTACAAGCTTATCACAAAGGAAAACTGGTGCCAGGTGTTGAAATATTCCCTTATATGAATGTTTTGAAACCATTATTGGGAGATGCCATGCTGAATCTTGGAGGTACTGTAGCTTCTCTGGGAACAGACAAAGAACGAGTTGCCTTTGCAAATCCTTACAACAAAGGAAAACTAGCGCCTATCATTTGCTATGAAAGTATTTATGGTGAATTTGTAACAGACTATGTAAAAAAAGGAGCTAACTTTTTAGGTATTATGACCAATGACTCATGGTGGGGCGTTACCGAAGGGCACAAACAGCTTTTATCTTATGCTAAACTGAGGGCTATTGAAACAAGAAGAGAAATCGCCCGTGCAGCGAACAGCGGAATTTCAGCGCATATAAATGCTAAAGGAGAGATAACAGCCGATACTTTCTATGGTGACCAGACAGCCTTATTCGCAAAGGTAAACCTGTATGATACAATGACATTTTATACAAGAGCAGGAGACCTTCTTTCAAGGTTTTCCATATTTGCGTTAGGATTCCTATTGTTCTACTATCTGATTGAATGGTTCAAAAAGAAAACAAAGAAAGCGTAA
- a CDS encoding VanZ family protein, with translation MLKKIYTIIIVPYTLFLFYLMFLGMGRFQYEENLITVEPVFSTFKFIQGPTKTIDIVTIVLGNIMMFIPFGFMGWVIPGLKKLKPLIFGFISCIVIVEALQYFTRMGIFEVDDILLNTFGVYIGWLLRRFLDRKLNY, from the coding sequence ATGTTAAAGAAAATTTATACAATCATAATTGTTCCGTATACTCTGTTTCTGTTCTATCTGATGTTTTTGGGAATGGGCAGATTTCAGTATGAGGAAAATCTCATCACCGTAGAACCAGTTTTTTCTACCTTCAAATTTATCCAGGGTCCCACTAAGACCATAGATATAGTAACAATTGTCTTGGGTAATATTATGATGTTTATTCCTTTTGGGTTTATGGGCTGGGTAATTCCCGGACTGAAAAAGCTGAAACCCCTGATATTTGGTTTTATTTCATGTATTGTTATTGTGGAAGCGCTTCAATATTTTACCAGAATGGGAATATTTGAGGTAGATGATATCCTCCTGAATACTTTCGGGGTATATATTGGTTGGTTGCTACGCAGATTTTTGGATAGGAAACTTAATTATTAA
- the proC gene encoding pyrroline-5-carboxylate reductase produces the protein MKIAILGAGNMGLSFSKSFLKYELIKPEHLHLIIRSQEKISKIADEFPKSKISTFEEVKDIDADLIIIAVKPQDFQAVAHNIQFTFKENQMVLSIMAGINIEKIQKLLNHPLVVRAMPNSPTLLGMGITGYTAANGISFSQLINIERLLNSTGRSVYLEDEELLDGVTALSGSGPAYFYYIIDAMIKAGIEMGIEENLSKLFVKQTMLGAYHLINNSEKNLEELIKDVASKGGTTEAALKTFEENSFKEILKQGILNAEKRAKELNN, from the coding sequence ATGAAAATAGCTATTCTTGGTGCCGGAAATATGGGGCTTTCTTTTTCGAAATCATTCTTAAAATACGAACTGATCAAACCTGAACATCTGCATCTTATTATCAGAAGTCAGGAAAAAATCTCCAAAATAGCTGACGAATTTCCCAAATCCAAAATCTCCACTTTCGAAGAGGTAAAAGATATTGATGCTGATTTAATCATCATTGCAGTAAAGCCTCAGGATTTTCAGGCGGTTGCCCACAACATTCAATTTACTTTCAAGGAAAACCAGATGGTCTTATCCATCATGGCAGGGATTAATATTGAAAAAATCCAAAAATTGCTAAATCATCCGCTTGTGGTAAGAGCAATGCCGAACTCTCCTACCCTTCTGGGAATGGGAATCACAGGGTATACTGCTGCCAACGGAATTTCTTTCAGCCAGTTAATCAATATTGAAAGATTATTAAACAGCACAGGAAGATCGGTTTATCTGGAGGATGAGGAACTTCTGGATGGTGTCACTGCCCTTTCAGGAAGCGGCCCTGCCTATTTTTATTATATTATTGATGCTATGATTAAAGCCGGCATTGAAATGGGAATTGAAGAAAACCTTTCCAAACTTTTTGTAAAACAGACGATGCTGGGAGCTTATCATCTGATCAATAATTCGGAAAAAAATCTTGAGGAACTGATTAAAGATGTTGCATCCAAAGGAGGAACTACTGAAGCTGCTTTAAAAACATTTGAAGAAAACAGTTTCAAAGAAATTCTGAAGCAGGGAATTCTGAACGCTGAAAAGCGTGCAAAGGAACTTAATAATTAA